The genomic DNA GTTTCGTGCAAAGTCTATTTTTCGATTTATATCAGTGGCGCTGTTATCTCCTCGTGTGCCTTGGTTCGGATAAGTTGCAATACCGATTAAAAGCCGTTCTCTTGAAAAATTCGGTTGTCCTTGTCCGAATGCAACCCAAGCGTTCATTGCCGCTTCCGCACCGACAGGGTCTGCGTGTGTCCGCCAAGTTACAGGCTGGGTAACCTGCATCATATCGTAAGTCATAAGTCCGATTGCATCTGCCTGCCAAATGTCTCGCTGAACACGAGCTCTACCTGTCGCTCCCATATTAAAATGATTACCGAATTGTGGATTTGGGCTGTCGCCGCCTAATGCGATTTGTATTCTTCTGCCTTGCATACCCGAATGCGCTCTGAGTTCAACCAACAAATCCATATACGCTATCCATTCGGCATCGCCTCTCGGAAATTCCCAGTCAAGACAAACTCCATCTAAATTATGCTGGTTAAGAAAATTCACTATATTGGTAATAAACCTTGTTCGGTTTTGCGCGTTGCCTAGTACAGGCATAAAATTGTGTGTCGCTCCTCCTCCTCCGCCAATTCCGAGCAATATTCTGACACCTTTTTGCTGTGCTGTTCTTATAGCTCCGTTAGGGTTTGCTAAAGCGGCGACCCATTGAGGATGTCCTTGGTCTGATTCCCAACCGTTTCTCCACGGTCCCCACCAACGTAAATCTAAGTTGCCGTCAGAAGTAGGATATACCTGAAACAACACCAAATGCGTAAGACGCTCCAAATCTTGATTTCTGAGCGGGTTGGCAGTGTGCCGCATAGTTTGATAATAACCGACAATCTGTCCTTGACCGTGTTGAGCGGACACCGACACAGGGAACATTATAAATAAAATCAATGCAAACGCCAAGAATTTTCTCATAGATGCTTTCTCCTTTTTTCGGAAAAAATTTAACTCGAATTCTCTATGTAAAATATAAGCGAAAAATCGTGAAATTTCACAAAAAAATGAGGAGAGAGGGAAATTACTCGAAGCGAAGCGCTTCTATCGGGTCTAATTTGCTTGCCTTGAACGCGGGATACCATCCGAAAAACATTCCTGTGGCGACGCAAACGGCAAAACTTATTATTATGGATGTCGGAGCAATCGATATTGCCCAACCGAGCGTCTGGTGCAGTGCAAACGATGCGCCCACGCCGAAAAGCATACCTATGACCCCGCCTGTTAAACTTATCATTATCGCTTCAATCAAAAATTGCATTAAAATGTCTTTGCCTTTTGCGCCGACCGCCATTCGCAAACCGATTTCGCGCGTTCTTTCGATTACGGACACAAACATAATGTTCATAATTCCGATACCGCCCACCAAAAGCGAAATTGCCGCAATCGCAGTCAAAAGCGCGGTCATCATATTGTTGGATTCTTCCATCATATTGCCTAATTCCTGTTGCGAGTGGATTTGGAAGTCGTTGGGGGCGTCTTCGCGAATTCTTCGGTGCGCGCGCAAAATGTCTGCGACTTCGGCGATTGCTTGCTGTGTGAGCGATTCGTCAACGACCGAGGCTATAATTTGCCGAATAGTTCTGCCTGCTATAAGCCGTCTTTGCACAGTGTTAAACGGCGCCAAAATTATGTCGTCCTGGTCTTGTCCCATACTGTTTTGCCCTTTGGGAACAAGCGTTCCGACAACAGTAAACGGAGTTCTGTCAAATCTTATAGTTTGTCCGATTGGGTCAAAATCGCCGAAAAGATTGTCGATAATAGTCTGCCCTATAACCACTACTTTTGCGCCTCTTGCAGCTTCTTGGTCGTTAAAATTTCGTCCGTCGGCAATGTCGAGCGCACGTATATATATGAATGACGGCTCTACTCCGTTAATCGAAGTCGTCCTGCTTTCTGCCTGAAATCGCACGGTTCCGTTTCGCGATACCACGGGGGAGACGTACGACAACATTGTAGCATTCGCCTGAATTGCGCGCAGGTCGCCTTCGTCAAATCTTGCTCTTGCGGCGGCAGTTCTTGCTTGTCCTCGCATATCGCCGCCGGGGACTATAAACAGCATATTCGCCCCCATAGCGGCAATGCTTTCGCGAATGCTTTTCTGCGTTCCCGCGCCCACGGCAAGCATCGTAATCACCGCCGCCACGCCGATAATTATGCCGAGCATTGTAAGAATGCTTCTGAAACCGTTGCGCAAAATCGCCTTGTATGCGAGCGTAATAAGTCGAAATAAAGTCATATTGTCCCCATTTTAGTTGTCCGTAATATGATATTCCGACGAGAGAATTTGTTACAAAAAGAAAAAAAACTTTTTTTTTCACATATACGGATTGGCGATATAGTATTTTATGATAAACAACAACAAAATGGTGCAAAAATAACAAAAAAGGAAAAAATGTGAGAATCAGGAAAAACGAGCCTAACCACAAAGAGTTTAATGCGTTTTTTCTCAATGATGATAGGATAAAAAATCTTACATCATACGAAACTTTTCCAAATAAAGAAACAAAAAATCCTGTGGTGCGCGTTTTTGTTATGACATACAACAACATTGGTTTTGCGCGGCATAATCTGAATGGGATTTTAATGCAAAAAACAAATTTTCCCTTTGAAATCTGCATACAGGACGATTGTTCCACAGACGGGACTTCCGACATTGTGCGCGAATATGCAAGCAAATATCCTAATATAATCGGCAATATTCACCCTGAGAATTTATGGGGAAAAATTGCGTTTCGCAATAAATTCTGGGAAAATACTAAAGAGCACAATTGCAAATATCTTGCTTTTTGCGACGGCGACGATTATTGGACAGACCCGTATAAATTGCAGATACAATATGACTTTTTAGAAAATAACGGCGATTTTGCATTGTGTAGCGGCGGCTGGATAGTAAATAACGAATTTGACGCAACTCAACAAATGTGCGGCGGCGGAAAAATTGTAGGATTTGAATACGATTTCGAAAAAGGTCATTATCCGAATTATTGGGTAAAAAGTTTTACAAGAATGTGCCGAACAGACGCAATACCCGAGATGAGCACTGGATTGAAATTCAAATATTTCAGAGATGTTCATTTGGCTTACTTCATTTTAACAAAAGGCAAAGGCTACTTCTTTTCGCGGCTTTTCGGAGTTTACAACAAACACCAAGGCGGAATTTACGGCGGAATTGCTCCTGATAGACAAATGAGTGTGGATTACCGCGTGTATGAAGAACTTTATCGCGAAACGCGCAACAAACAGGTTGCCGCAGTATTTGTTCCTCTAATACTTGGGCAAATGCTTTTGTTGGCGGAAAATAAAGAAAAGCAAATCGCTTTTTATAAAGAAATCATAGAAAGTTTTCCCGAATTACGCGAAGAAGTGAATGAAATTATTTTTAAAGGAAAGCAATGATTATGAGAATTCCGAAAAAAAAATTATCATATTACGATTTGCAAGACAAAAAATTAATTTTGTGGGGCGAAGAAAAAATTCGATTGGATGCCGCGGATTTTTTCGGAGATTTGGATATTGCCGAATCCTTGCCTTTTGACGGTGAAATTACCGATGCCGACGGAAAAACAGTGGTTATATGTTCATTTTCGCCGCAAGAATATATTGAAAAATTAAAGAGAAAAGAACTGAATTTTATTACAATCGACGAAATGATTTCGACGGTTGACGAGATAGATTTATACAACAACGCCGTAAACCATCGCAATAAAAAAATAATCGTTTTCGGCGAAGAGGCGGGGATTTCTCTTTTAATTAAGCAAAATCCCAATCTTAAAATAGATTATATTGTAAATGATATTTGCGCGGGAGGACGTATTTGCAGCGCGCCCGTTAAACTGTGTTCGGAATTGCTGAACGAGCGAAGCGGTAGTTTTAGAATTATTTGCGCTATGAATCCTGATAAAGTTCTCAGAAGCGCATTTAATAAGCTGGGTTTGTCTTTCGGAAAAGATTTTTATTTCCATTTCGACGGCGGACTTATTCGCTCGCAATTACCGTCTCCATCTCAACTTTTGCGAAAAACTATGTCGGATTCTCCGAAATATAATATGGATTGTAAAATAAACGACGGAGTTCTTGCTATTCATCCGTTTAGCGCTTTACCTTGTTGCAACAGTATAACAATCGTTGCTCTCGAAAGTTTTCCGTATATCGGCTTAGAAGATATGGTTTCTTCTGTGTTTTTCAGAATTATGCAACTAAGCACAACAAACAGAACATACAGTTTATGTGTCCCCGGCAATAAATGTTACAGAATCGGCGATAAAAAATATCTTACAGACGATGAAAAATCAATTCGACGGGGAAAATACAGCCTGCTCAAACCGCAAGAATATACATGGTCGTTAAATTACGACGATTCTTGTAATTTGAAATGCAGAACTTGTCGAACGCACTTTATTACCAAGCCCACCGGTGATGAAAGCCTTGTTGATATGACACATAAAACCGTTGTTGAAAACATAAATCTAATGCCTAAGTTTATTTTTGGGGGCGGGGAAATGCTCTACGGAAAGTATAACAAAGACATCCTTTTTAATTGTAATCCTTACAAAGAAATAGACATACTTACCAACGGAACTTTGTTTAATGAAGAAAATTGGCAAAAAATAAGGGCAAAATATGACAGAATAAAATCTGTAAATGTTTCTGTTGACGCAGCAAGTAAAGAAATGTATAAAATAGTTCGCGGAGCAGATTTTGATGTGCTTCTCAAAAATTTGCGTATGTTATCCGAGTTACGAAAAAAGAACGAAATCGAATATTTTATGACAACATTCACTATTACAACGGTTAATTTTCGCGAGATGAAAGATTGGGTTCTGTTAATGAAAGAATTACAATGCGATAATTGCCTTTTTCAAAGAGTGCGTTGTTTCAGAGCGTTTAAACCGGAAGAACTCTATATTGAAGATGTGTACGACGAGCGAAACCCGCGGCACAAAGAGTTTTTGACATTAATTTCTGATCCGGTTTTTAAGTTGCCCAACGTGAAATTTAAGGATAAAAGAGGAATAGAGCACATATTTGAACAAAAAAAGGAAGCGGAACAATGCCAATAACCGTAACAAAACCGTCTATGCCGCCGCTTGTGGAATTTATACCTTATCTCGAGGATATTTGGGAGAGAAAAATCGTGACAAACAGCGGTTTGTATCATCAGGAATTTGAAGCAGAGTTGTGCAAACACCTGAAAATCAAGCATTTAAGCATTTTTACAAACGGAACCGTGCCGCTTACCACCGCTTTGCAAACAATGAAAATTACGGGCGAAGTTATTACTACGCCATACTCTTTTGCCGCGACAACGCACTCAATTCAATGGGTAGGCACAACGCCTGTATTTGCCGATGTTGATAATTACGGCAATATTTCGCCCGAAAAAATAGAAGAAGCGATTACTCCGAAAACCACGGCTATAATGCCCGTTCATTGCTACGGAAATCCGTGTAAGGTTAATGAAATTCAAGAAATCGCCGACAGATACGGTTTAAAAGTTATTTATGACGCGGCGCATTGCTTTGGCGTAGAAATAAACGGCAAAAGTATTTTGGAATACGGCGATATGGCAACGCTCAGTTTTCACGCGACAAAATCATTCAACACATTGGAAGGCGGAGCTTTGGTTTGCAGAGATAATATTACAAAAACAAGAATAGATAATCTGAAAAATTTCGGTTTTGTAAGCGAAACCAAAGTAATAATAAACGGAATTAACGGAAAAATGGACGAAGTCCGCGCAGCTTACGGCTTGCTTTTGCTGAAACATATAGGCAAAGAAATAGAGAAGCGCAAGAAAATCACCGAACATTACAGAAACTTGCTTTCAGACGTTAAGGGCTTACGGTTTTTTAACGATATTGAAAACGTAAAGCATAATTACATTTACTTTCCTATATTTATCGACGAAAAAGAATATGGAATGAGCCGAGACGCGCTTTATGAAAGACTAAAAGAAAACGATTTTTACGCAAGAAGATATTTTTACCCGCTGATAAGCGAATTTTTGCCATACAAAGGACTGCCCAGCAGTGCCGCCAAAAATTTGCCCAACGCGACAAAAATGTCAAGAGAAGTAATTTGCCTGCCAATGTACGCGGACTTGGTGATGGAGGATGTTGAGAAGATTTGTGAGGTTGTGAAAGGGAAAAGATGGCATTAACAAAACTTGAACAACTGATACGCGACCGTATTGTTGCTGAAAATTGGAGTTTGCCCAAAACGCCCGGACGAATTGCTCTTGAAAATTTTACGCCGTATCCTAAAAATCCTATTTTGACAAAATTCTTTACCGAAATAGGACGCGCTGATATTCTCGGCTCAGGCGTTAGAAATGTCGCCGAAAGTTTGGAGAAAACCGACCGTGTTGATGATGTTATTTTAGATTTGATGAAAGAGGACAATGTTATTTCCATTCCGAATATCGCTCAAAAAATCGAAAGAGGGATAACGGCGACGAAAGATAGGATATTCAATCTAAAAGCAAAAGGCATAATAGAGCGAATCGGCGCAAATAAAGGCGGACACTGGAAAGTAATAACAACTGCGCGTTCTTGAGTCCGCCAAAACAAAAAAACAGGCAAACTTACCTGCTTCAAAAAAGAAACCATTCTCCATCAATCTTCCCTTGTAATTCTTCCAAAACATTAGTTGTTTTCAAACAAAAATAGCAAACTATTATAAAATCGCATACAAAACAGTTTCATTTTTGCCTAAAGAATGATGTCTTATATAAAACTTATATTCAGGAACAAGCGAAATTATAAAAGCCGGAATTTCAATAACATCCATTGGTTTGTGATAAATACAGATAGCAAGTTTCGGTTTACACCTGCGAATTGTATTTTCCGCGCCTTTTAATGCCTCTAACTCTGCACCTTCTATATCCATTTTTATAAATGTAATGTTTTCGTTTTCAGGAATAACGGAATCTATGGCAACAACCTCTATGGGAATAGTACCGTTGTCAGAAATTTGAGAGGATACTCCATTCACAGCAAAATTAAAAGTTGCCTCGCTACTCCATACGCCTTTTTCTATTAATTCAACTCTTTCTATTCCCCATTTTTGTAGGTTTTGCAATGAGTTTTTGTATTGATCGGGAATTGGCTCAAAGGCATATATTTTGTTGTACTTCCCCTTACAAAACTCAACAAAATCTTTTA from Chitinivibrionia bacterium includes the following:
- a CDS encoding DegT/DnrJ/EryC1/StrS family aminotransferase codes for the protein MPITVTKPSMPPLVEFIPYLEDIWERKIVTNSGLYHQEFEAELCKHLKIKHLSIFTNGTVPLTTALQTMKITGEVITTPYSFAATTHSIQWVGTTPVFADVDNYGNISPEKIEEAITPKTTAIMPVHCYGNPCKVNEIQEIADRYGLKVIYDAAHCFGVEINGKSILEYGDMATLSFHATKSFNTLEGGALVCRDNITKTRIDNLKNFGFVSETKVIINGINGKMDEVRAAYGLLLLKHIGKEIEKRKKITEHYRNLLSDVKGLRFFNDIENVKHNYIYFPIFIDEKEYGMSRDALYERLKENDFYARRYFYPLISEFLPYKGLPSSAAKNLPNATKMSREVICLPMYADLVMEDVEKICEVVKGKRWH
- a CDS encoding FkbM family methyltransferase — encoded protein: MEKGKDLSVYEINDYDFFFDKQYFSLPEMTCNDNEIFIDCGVFNGITVKDFVEFCKGKYNKIYAFEPIPDQYKNSLQNLQKWGIERVELIEKGVWSSEATFNFAVNGVSSQISDNGTIPIEVVAIDSVIPENENITFIKMDIEGAELEALKGAENTIRRCKPKLAICIYHKPMDVIEIPAFIISLVPEYKFYIRHHSLGKNETVLYAIL
- a CDS encoding ABC transporter permease produces the protein MTLFRLITLAYKAILRNGFRSILTMLGIIIGVAAVITMLAVGAGTQKSIRESIAAMGANMLFIVPGGDMRGQARTAAARARFDEGDLRAIQANATMLSYVSPVVSRNGTVRFQAESRTTSINGVEPSFIYIRALDIADGRNFNDQEAARGAKVVVIGQTIIDNLFGDFDPIGQTIRFDRTPFTVVGTLVPKGQNSMGQDQDDIILAPFNTVQRRLIAGRTIRQIIASVVDESLTQQAIAEVADILRAHRRIREDAPNDFQIHSQQELGNMMEESNNMMTALLTAIAAISLLVGGIGIMNIMFVSVIERTREIGLRMAVGAKGKDILMQFLIEAIMISLTGGVIGMLFGVGASFALHQTLGWAISIAPTSIIISFAVCVATGMFFGWYPAFKASKLDPIEALRFE
- a CDS encoding glycosyltransferase family 2 protein; the encoded protein is MRIRKNEPNHKEFNAFFLNDDRIKNLTSYETFPNKETKNPVVRVFVMTYNNIGFARHNLNGILMQKTNFPFEICIQDDCSTDGTSDIVREYASKYPNIIGNIHPENLWGKIAFRNKFWENTKEHNCKYLAFCDGDDYWTDPYKLQIQYDFLENNGDFALCSGGWIVNNEFDATQQMCGGGKIVGFEYDFEKGHYPNYWVKSFTRMCRTDAIPEMSTGLKFKYFRDVHLAYFILTKGKGYFFSRLFGVYNKHQGGIYGGIAPDRQMSVDYRVYEELYRETRNKQVAAVFVPLILGQMLLLAENKEKQIAFYKEIIESFPELREEVNEIIFKGKQ
- a CDS encoding radical SAM protein, with the protein product MRIPKKKLSYYDLQDKKLILWGEEKIRLDAADFFGDLDIAESLPFDGEITDADGKTVVICSFSPQEYIEKLKRKELNFITIDEMISTVDEIDLYNNAVNHRNKKIIVFGEEAGISLLIKQNPNLKIDYIVNDICAGGRICSAPVKLCSELLNERSGSFRIICAMNPDKVLRSAFNKLGLSFGKDFYFHFDGGLIRSQLPSPSQLLRKTMSDSPKYNMDCKINDGVLAIHPFSALPCCNSITIVALESFPYIGLEDMVSSVFFRIMQLSTTNRTYSLCVPGNKCYRIGDKKYLTDDEKSIRRGKYSLLKPQEYTWSLNYDDSCNLKCRTCRTHFITKPTGDESLVDMTHKTVVENINLMPKFIFGGGEMLYGKYNKDILFNCNPYKEIDILTNGTLFNEENWQKIRAKYDRIKSVNVSVDAASKEMYKIVRGADFDVLLKNLRMLSELRKKNEIEYFMTTFTITTVNFREMKDWVLLMKELQCDNCLFQRVRCFRAFKPEELYIEDVYDERNPRHKEFLTLISDPVFKLPNVKFKDKRGIEHIFEQKKEAEQCQ